ACTGTCCGAAGTCAGGATTGCGTTTTTCTTTGAACGCATCGCGTCCTTCTTTTGCTTCGTCTGTTGTATAGTACAGCAATGTTGCATCTCCTGCGAGTTGCTGGATCCCTGCAAGACCGTCTGAATCAGCATTGAATGCCGCTTTGAGGAAACGAAGAGCAGTTGGTGAATGTTGAAGAATTTCAGCACACCATTGAATCGTTTCTTGCTCGAGATCTGCAAGTGGAACGACCGTGTTGACGAGTCCCATATCGAGTGCTTGCTGCGCGTCATATTGACGGCAGAGGTACCAGATTTCACGCGCTTTCTTGTGTCCAACGACGCGTGCGAGGTAACCAGAGCCATATCCAGCATCGAATGAACCGACTTTTGGACCTGTTTGCCCGAAGCGGGCGTTGTCTGCAGCGATCGTCAAGTCACACACGAGGTGAAGGACGTGTCCGCCGCCGATTGCATAACCTGCAACCATTGCGATGACTGGTTTCGGGATGACACGAATCAAACGTTGAAGATCAAGGACGTTCAAGCGTGGAATTTCGTCGTCGCCGACATATCCACCATGTCCACGTACCTTTTGGTCTCCACCAGAACAGAATGCGAGATCGCCTTCACCTGTTAAGATGATGACGCCAACGTTTTGATCGTCACGTGCGCGTGAAAATGCGTCGATGAGTTCGTGGACCGTGTGTGGTCGGAACGCGTTGCGAACTTCTGGACGGTTGATCGTGATTTTCGCGATGCCGTTCCATTGTTCATATTTGATGTCTTCATAGCTACGGGCTGATACCCATTCCGGAGCGTATTTCATTTGAATTCCCCCAATATGTTAGTGATGAATAAGTAGATTCTCTACCATTGTAACAAACTTTTGCGGTTGGTCGATATGTGGGGCGTGCGAAGCATGCGAAATCACGTGAATTTTTTCAGATGATGCGGCATGCGAAGCTATCGTTCGGAATTTTTCATCCTCTTCCCCGACAATCCAATCAATCTCTTGCGGAAGGCATGACCAAAGCGAAGGCATACTTCCCGTACCTTGTGAACGAAGCGAGGCGCTTAGACCTTTAATCGTTTGTGACATGCGTTCCTGACGCAGAAGCTGACGTTGAGGTTCCGGGAGAAGGGCTTGTGGTTTAAACAGTCCAAGTGTCTCCCAGTAATCGATAAAAGCTTCAAGTCCATCTTTTTCAAGACGATCAGCTAATACTCGATCGGATGCCCGACGTGCTTTTCGTTCAGATGCCGTCTTAATTCCTGGTGTTGTACTGACGCCGATCGTTCGAGCGACTCGCTCCGAGACGACACTCAGCATTAAAGCAATTCGTCCACCCATCGAATAACCGAGGACGACCCATTGCTCGGATCGCGTAGCGAGCAGCGTCTCGAGATCCTTGACTTGTTGCGTCAAACGCATTCGTTGATCGGACGCTGGTGCCGTCTTTCCGTGTCCCATTAAATCAAGACGGTAGACAGTGAAGTGAGTGGATAAATGCTCACTTAGTATATCCCACGTCGAGAGGGATCCTGTAAAACCATGGAGCAATAGGAGTGGCGGACCAGAACCCTCAATTTTCACATGATAGAGATGCCCCCGTAAAATCATCGGAACACCTCGGTCAACGTTGGATTCGTCACGTCCCAAATCGCACGATGCATCTGTACGTTCTCGATTCGTGTCGTCTTGACTTCAAGAATCCGTGTCACGTTGGTCTCTTCCGCAAGCGCTTGACGTAACGCAGCAATTGAATCAATCGCCTGATAGGTCACGCCATACCCAGAAGCGAGGGAAGCGAAGTCAAGATGTTGTGGTGTACCAAAGAGCGGCTCGAACACCTCTTGCTCGAGTTGCTGTTGCGGTAAAAAGCTAAAGATGCCACCACCCGCATTGTTGACGAGAATAATCGTTAACGGAAGCGTGCGTGCTGTCATTAGCCCGTTGATATCGTGAATGAATGCCAAGTCGCCAACGAGTAAATAGCGGCGTTTGGCATCAAACGTTGCTCCGAGAGCACTCGAGAGAATCCCGTCAATCCCATTTGCTCCACGGTTCGCGAGCAGGCGAAGGGGTGTTCCTGTCGGCAGGAACGTGTCGACGTCTCGAATCGGCATGCTGTTTGAAACGAAGAGACTTCCTTCCTGTAACGTCGTCAAGGCACGAACGACGTTATATTCCGTCATCTCTTCTTGATTAATCGTCGTAAAGGCATTCGCGACTTGTCGCTCGGCCTGTTGTAACAGATTGAGATACGTAGGGTCATGCAAAATGAGTTCCTGATGCTCGAGTTGTCGCGCATGACCAATCACGAAATCCGAATGAAGCTGTGGATCGCGCCAATTGCCTGGGTGACCAACGACCGTCGTCGGGATATCTCGAGACCAGAGCAGGTAAGGTTTTGACGTTGGCATGGCACCAAAACGAATGATGCGATCCGGTCGGACGTGCTGAGCAGTAGCCGGATGTTTTAGCCATGTATCATAATAGGCAAAAACATGATTTTCCTGCGATTGCCGTCCTTGACTGAGTGGATCTGCTAAGACCGGAATACCTGCTTGTTTCGCATATGAAATGACAACCTGACTGTCCGTCGCAGTGAGTTGAGGTCCAAGCACAAAAAGAAGACGCTCTTCTTGAAGCGCAACCGTTAAAGCGTTATTTACTCCCGGTGTCGGGGCAGGTAATTCGCCGACAGGACGACCTGTTCGTAAGAGATCGAGTTCCGGAACAAGTGGTTCTCGTAACGGGACGTTGATTTGAACCGGTCCTGCTGGTTCCGTCAGGGAGAGTAAGGCTGCCCGTTGTGCGACATGAGCGACATAAGGAAGACTCGCTTCTTCCGCTAAAGGTAGATCAAACGCATGTCGGACTTGTTTTCCGTACAATCCGACTTGATCAATCGCTTGTGGGGCACCGACATTACGTAACTCATGTGGTCGATCGGCCGTCAAGACGATTAGTGGAAGTTCGAAAATATTGGCTTCGGTCACTGCCGAATAATAGTTTGTCGCAGCGGTACCACTTGTACAAATTAAGGCAACAGGACGAACGTGATCTTCCGTCCGCGTCAAACCTAATGCAAAAAAACTAGCCGACCGTTCGTCAACAAGGACGTGGGTACGGCTAGACGGATGCAGGAATGCAGCAATAGCCAGTGGTGTCGACCGGGAACCGGGACTGATGACGAAGTCCCGGACACCAGAAGCGACGAGCGTATCGATTAACGTATGCATCCACTTAGTCAACATAAATATCATCCTTTTCAATCGAACCGACATGTGACAGTGCTTGTAACATCGGTGATAGTTTAGTTTCCGTCTCCGCCAGCTCACTATCGAGATGAGAACCTTCAACAAGACCGCAACCAGCATAAAGAATGACTGCCCGTTCCGTAAACAGTCCGGAGCGGATGGCAACGATGAATTCCCCGTCATCCTGTCCATTCATCCAACCGACGGGTGAACCGTACCAACCCCGTTCGAACGTCTCGATTTCTTGGATGGCATCGACCGCCAACTGTTTGGGTTCACCACCAAGCGCAGGTGTCGGGTGCAGTTTTTCAATCAATTGAAACAACGTCACGTCTGCTTTTAGACGTGCTGTGATTGGTGTATAAAGATGTTGGATATGGCGATTCTTTAAGAGAATCGGTGTGTCCGGACAATCTAGCTCCTCCGAAAATACAGATAACGTCCGTTCAATCGAATCTGCAACGATACCGTGCTCCATCCGATTCTTTTGGTCTTGTAAGAGTGACTGACCAAGTGCTTCGTCCATCTCATCGATCTCGTGGCGTGGTGCGGAACCAGCCACTGCTGCCGTCTCAAGGCGACGTCCGCGTTTTTGAACGAGTCGTTCCGGTGTCGCACCGATGAAGGCTTCTTCTGGATTCGGTTGGAAACAGAAGACGTAACTACCAGGCTGCGTGTCTTCTAGTTCAGCGACGACAGCGGCTACGTCGAGTGGGCGATCCAGTTCATAGACGACTTCCCGTGCCAAAACGATTTTTTCAAGTGTTGTCTCCAAGTAATGCATGGCTTGGTGGAATGATGCTTCAAACGCCTCATTTCCATCTCGTGACAGCCGTAGACGCGTGACGCCTGACGAAGTCAGTGCTTGCGGTTGATTCACTTTGGCGAAATCGAGTGCGAGTTGATTTAATATTGAATCGACTTGATCCATCGGTTCGACACGAGCAAAAATCGTCACGCGTGTCTGTCCGTCCTGCTCTAAAAATAAAAACTTCGGAATCGTCATCGAGGCATCTCCGAATGAAGACCAGCGATAGTCTGGTTGCTTGAGTTCAGCAAAAGAAAATCCACTAAACGCAAACAAATCATGACCGACGTGATCGCGATTTAAGTTTGCCCATTGTGATTGAATTCGTAAAAAACGATCCGTTCCTGAAGCCTGAAGTTGTTGTACGATGCCAAACCCGATGGCCCGCATCGAGCGATCAGGTGTCGCGAAATAAAATCGTTCCTCGATACCCTGTTCGAGGGAACGCATGTCAGTTGCTTCGATTTCCCATGAATACGAAGCGAGTATAGGTCGTTGTGAGGCGTTTGCCTGACTGACGGCCTGTTCGATACACTGTTTTAGCTCTTGTTGAGCGTAAGCCATACCGCTCATTGCCCCCTAGTCTGTAGATACTGTGATATGTTTCACTTAATATAAGTGTAAACTTTTTACGGA
This window of the Exiguobacterium acetylicum genome carries:
- the menB gene encoding 1,4-dihydroxy-2-naphthoyl-CoA synthase — its product is MKYAPEWVSARSYEDIKYEQWNGIAKITINRPEVRNAFRPHTVHELIDAFSRARDDQNVGVIILTGEGDLAFCSGGDQKVRGHGGYVGDDEIPRLNVLDLQRLIRVIPKPVIAMVAGYAIGGGHVLHLVCDLTIAADNARFGQTGPKVGSFDAGYGSGYLARVVGHKKAREIWYLCRQYDAQQALDMGLVNTVVPLADLEQETIQWCAEILQHSPTALRFLKAAFNADSDGLAGIQQLAGDATLLYYTTDEAKEGRDAFKEKRNPDFGQFPRFP
- the menD gene encoding 2-succinyl-5-enolpyruvyl-6-hydroxy-3-cyclohexene-1-carboxylic-acid synthase, whose product is MLTKWMHTLIDTLVASGVRDFVISPGSRSTPLAIAAFLHPSSRTHVLVDERSASFFALGLTRTEDHVRPVALICTSGTAATNYYSAVTEANIFELPLIVLTADRPHELRNVGAPQAIDQVGLYGKQVRHAFDLPLAEEASLPYVAHVAQRAALLSLTEPAGPVQINVPLREPLVPELDLLRTGRPVGELPAPTPGVNNALTVALQEERLLFVLGPQLTATDSQVVISYAKQAGIPVLADPLSQGRQSQENHVFAYYDTWLKHPATAQHVRPDRIIRFGAMPTSKPYLLWSRDIPTTVVGHPGNWRDPQLHSDFVIGHARQLEHQELILHDPTYLNLLQQAERQVANAFTTINQEEMTEYNVVRALTTLQEGSLFVSNSMPIRDVDTFLPTGTPLRLLANRGANGIDGILSSALGATFDAKRRYLLVGDLAFIHDINGLMTARTLPLTIILVNNAGGGIFSFLPQQQLEQEVFEPLFGTPQHLDFASLASGYGVTYQAIDSIAALRQALAEETNVTRILEVKTTRIENVQMHRAIWDVTNPTLTEVFR
- a CDS encoding isochorismate synthase — protein: MAYAQQELKQCIEQAVSQANASQRPILASYSWEIEATDMRSLEQGIEERFYFATPDRSMRAIGFGIVQQLQASGTDRFLRIQSQWANLNRDHVGHDLFAFSGFSFAELKQPDYRWSSFGDASMTIPKFLFLEQDGQTRVTIFARVEPMDQVDSILNQLALDFAKVNQPQALTSSGVTRLRLSRDGNEAFEASFHQAMHYLETTLEKIVLAREVVYELDRPLDVAAVVAELEDTQPGSYVFCFQPNPEEAFIGATPERLVQKRGRRLETAAVAGSAPRHEIDEMDEALGQSLLQDQKNRMEHGIVADSIERTLSVFSEELDCPDTPILLKNRHIQHLYTPITARLKADVTLFQLIEKLHPTPALGGEPKQLAVDAIQEIETFERGWYGSPVGWMNGQDDGEFIVAIRSGLFTERAVILYAGCGLVEGSHLDSELAETETKLSPMLQALSHVGSIEKDDIYVD
- the menH gene encoding 2-succinyl-6-hydroxy-2,4-cyclohexadiene-1-carboxylate synthase translates to MKIEGSGPPLLLLHGFTGSLSTWDILSEHLSTHFTVYRLDLMGHGKTAPASDQRMRLTQQVKDLETLLATRSEQWVVLGYSMGGRIALMLSVVSERVARTIGVSTTPGIKTASERKARRASDRVLADRLEKDGLEAFIDYWETLGLFKPQALLPEPQRQLLRQERMSQTIKGLSASLRSQGTGSMPSLWSCLPQEIDWIVGEEDEKFRTIASHAASSEKIHVISHASHAPHIDQPQKFVTMVENLLIHH